The Serpentinimonas maccroryi genome has a segment encoding these proteins:
- a CDS encoding NYN domain-containing protein translates to MSRVVAYVDGFNLYFGLRSKGWKKYYWLDLCALATLLLRPGQTLEGVHYFTSRIRANGRNGADMQRQTSYLEALETRSKLRSHFGHYLEKPKQCHQCGAQWMDYEEKMTDVNIAIQLLTDAYDDRFDTALLISADSDLTTPVSVVRARFPGKNIIVALPPNRRSHQLTQAASGSFIINETAYRRSLLPVQVQREDGFVLQRPAHWR, encoded by the coding sequence ATGAGCCGGGTCGTTGCCTACGTGGATGGATTCAACCTCTATTTCGGCCTGCGCAGCAAGGGCTGGAAGAAGTATTACTGGTTGGACTTGTGCGCCTTGGCGACTCTACTGCTCAGGCCTGGCCAGACACTAGAGGGCGTTCACTACTTCACCTCGCGCATCCGAGCCAACGGGCGCAACGGCGCCGATATGCAGCGCCAGACCTCCTACCTCGAGGCCCTGGAAACCCGGTCCAAGCTTCGGTCGCACTTCGGCCACTATCTCGAAAAGCCCAAGCAGTGCCACCAGTGCGGCGCGCAATGGATGGACTACGAGGAAAAGATGACCGACGTCAACATTGCCATTCAACTGCTGACCGATGCCTATGACGACCGCTTCGACACCGCGTTGCTGATCTCTGCCGACAGCGACCTCACCACGCCGGTCAGCGTCGTTCGTGCCCGATTTCCCGGCAAGAACATCATCGTCGCCTTGCCGCCCAACCGCCGCTCGCACCAACTCACGCAGGCCGCCAGCGGCAGTTTCATCATCAACGAAACCGCTTACCGTCGCAGCCTGCTTCCGGTTCAAGTGCAGCGCGAAGACGGCTTCGTGCTTCAGCGCCCGGCGCATTGGCGATAG
- a CDS encoding DUF1156 domain-containing protein: MTNIKAPKKLIEVALPLDAINAAATYEKLVKVGKPQSIHLWWARRPLAAARAVLFAQMVNDPGYQQGGGFKYGVNKEKAALERERLFKIIEDLVLWENTNNEEVLERARAEIRRSWRETCELNKNHPQAAALFNPDQLPGFHDPFAGGGAIPLEAQRLGLESHASDLNPVAVTINKAMIEIPPRFAGCAPVGPRLAHDRQADHAQDWRGARGWPKTCAATALGCAPRPSSASANCTPRSPSAPRWWPSARTWRPCKGRP, translated from the coding sequence ATGACAAATATCAAAGCCCCCAAAAAACTCATCGAAGTCGCCCTGCCGCTCGATGCCATCAACGCTGCCGCCACCTACGAGAAGCTTGTAAAGGTTGGAAAGCCACAGAGCATTCACTTGTGGTGGGCGCGGCGCCCGCTGGCGGCGGCGCGGGCGGTGCTGTTTGCGCAGATGGTCAACGACCCCGGCTACCAGCAGGGCGGCGGCTTCAAGTACGGCGTCAACAAAGAGAAAGCCGCGCTGGAGCGCGAGCGCCTGTTCAAGATCATCGAAGACCTGGTGCTGTGGGAAAACACCAACAACGAGGAGGTGCTGGAGCGCGCCCGCGCCGAAATCCGGCGCTCGTGGCGTGAAACCTGCGAACTCAACAAAAACCACCCGCAAGCGGCCGCGCTGTTCAACCCCGACCAACTGCCCGGCTTTCATGACCCCTTTGCCGGCGGTGGCGCCATTCCGCTCGAGGCGCAGCGCCTGGGGCTGGAGAGCCATGCCAGCGACCTGAACCCGGTGGCGGTGACCATCAACAAGGCGATGATCGAAATTCCGCCGCGCTTTGCCGGCTGCGCGCCGGTGGGGCCGCGGCTGGCGCACGACCGCCAAGCCGACCATGCGCAAGACTGGCGCGGCGCGCGCGGCTGGCCGAAGACGTGCGCCGCTACGGCGCTTGGATGCGCGCCCAGGCCGAGCAGCGCATCGGCCAACTGTACCCCAAGATCACCGTCAGCGCCGCGATGGTGGCCGAGCGCCCGGACTTGGCGCCCCTGCAAGGGCAGGCCCTAA
- a CDS encoding DUF1156 domain-containing protein has product MRAQAEQRIGQLYPKITVSAAMVAERPDLAPLQGQALTVIAWLWARTVRSPNPAFSHAEVPLASTFVLSSKAGKGAYVVPVLEGEGYRFAVKVGEAPAEAAEGTAAGKRGGFYCLLSRSPIDYQYIRSEGAAGRMGARLMAIVAEGARGRIYLAPTEEHEAIARKAAPAWRPEVKLHGKCRVNVSNYGLDTYGDLFTPRQLVALTTFSDLVPEAIERCRQDALAAGLPDDGLGLDAGGNGPTAYAEAVGVYLAFALSRTADWGNSLSRWESKAQVPQQLFGRHAIPMIWDFAEANILGSSTGSLDASTQNIYKSFVKSSAEFVIPGHALLDDAQTQGITAQRVVSTDPPYYDNIGYADLSDFFYVWLRKCLRQIFPGLYATVAVPKAQELVATPYRHGSKEKAEAFFLDGMTRAMHNLAEQAHPAFPITIYYAFKQNETSDTTGTTSTGWETFLEAVIRAGFAICGTWPMRTEMGSRMISAGTNALASSIVLVCRQRVANAASVSRREFIRELNAALPGALDEMTRGGVNSPVAPVDLSQAIIGPGMAIFSQYAAVLEADGTPMGVKTALQLINRFLAEDDFDHDTQFCLHWFEQFGWSVAGFGDANTLAQSKGTAVTALVNAGVLESSKGQARLLRWAELPPGWAPETDTRLPVWEALHQLIRALNHAGESAAGALLARMPSRAEPMRALAYRLYTLCERKGWADDARAYNELVTAWSGIEQAAGEAGLVGAQAQFDI; this is encoded by the coding sequence ATGCGCGCCCAGGCCGAGCAGCGCATCGGCCAACTGTACCCCAAGATCACCGTCAGCGCCGCGATGGTGGCCGAGCGCCCGGACTTGGCGCCCCTGCAAGGGCAGGCCCTAACCGTGATCGCTTGGCTGTGGGCGCGCACCGTGCGCAGCCCCAACCCCGCCTTCAGCCACGCCGAGGTGCCGCTGGCCTCGACTTTTGTGCTCTCGAGCAAGGCCGGCAAAGGCGCGTATGTGGTGCCGGTGCTGGAGGGGGAGGGTTACCGCTTTGCGGTGAAGGTGGGGGAGGCGCCGGCAGAGGCAGCCGAAGGGACGGCTGCGGGCAAGCGGGGGGGCTTTTACTGCCTGCTGTCGCGTTCACCGATCGACTACCAATACATCCGCAGCGAGGGTGCGGCAGGGCGGATGGGCGCGCGGCTGATGGCGATCGTTGCCGAAGGCGCGCGCGGCCGCATCTACTTGGCGCCAACCGAGGAGCACGAGGCAATCGCTCGCAAAGCAGCGCCCGCCTGGCGACCCGAGGTCAAGCTGCATGGAAAATGCCGCGTCAACGTGAGCAATTACGGACTCGACACCTACGGCGACCTGTTCACCCCGCGCCAACTCGTGGCGCTGACCACCTTTTCCGATCTGGTGCCGGAAGCCATCGAACGCTGCCGGCAGGATGCCTTGGCCGCTGGACTGCCAGACGACGGGCTCGGCCTCGACGCCGGCGGGAATGGTCCGACCGCATACGCAGAAGCAGTTGGTGTCTACTTGGCATTCGCGCTCAGCCGGACAGCGGACTGGGGAAATTCATTATCACGCTGGGAGTCTAAGGCACAAGTGCCGCAGCAGCTCTTTGGACGCCATGCGATACCTATGATCTGGGACTTTGCCGAGGCAAATATTCTTGGGTCCAGTACAGGCTCCTTGGATGCATCTACTCAGAACATCTACAAGAGCTTTGTAAAGAGTTCCGCTGAGTTTGTAATCCCGGGCCATGCGCTACTGGATGATGCACAGACACAGGGAATAACCGCTCAACGGGTGGTTTCGACCGATCCGCCCTATTACGACAACATCGGTTACGCGGATCTGTCCGATTTCTTTTATGTTTGGCTGCGCAAATGTCTCAGGCAAATTTTTCCCGGCCTGTATGCGACGGTCGCCGTCCCCAAGGCCCAAGAGTTGGTTGCAACGCCGTACCGACACGGAAGCAAGGAAAAGGCGGAGGCTTTCTTTCTAGACGGCATGACCCGGGCGATGCACAACTTGGCCGAACAGGCGCACCCGGCTTTCCCGATCACCATCTACTACGCTTTCAAACAAAACGAGACTTCAGATACGACCGGCACGACCAGTACCGGATGGGAGACCTTCTTGGAAGCAGTTATTAGAGCTGGTTTTGCTATTTGTGGCACATGGCCCATGCGGACAGAGATGGGCAGTCGAATGATCAGCGCGGGCACAAATGCCCTTGCGTCTAGCATCGTTCTCGTCTGCCGCCAGCGCGTCGCCAACGCCGCCAGCGTCAGCCGGCGCGAATTCATCCGCGAACTCAACGCCGCGCTGCCGGGCGCGCTCGACGAAATGACCCGCGGCGGCGTCAACTCCCCGGTGGCGCCGGTGGACTTGAGCCAGGCCATCATCGGCCCCGGCATGGCGATCTTCAGCCAGTACGCCGCCGTGCTCGAGGCCGACGGCACGCCGATGGGCGTCAAGACCGCGCTGCAACTCATCAACCGTTTTTTGGCCGAGGACGACTTCGACCACGACACCCAGTTCTGCCTGCACTGGTTCGAGCAGTTTGGCTGGTCGGTGGCCGGCTTTGGCGACGCCAACACCCTCGCCCAATCGAAGGGCACGGCGGTCACCGCACTGGTCAACGCCGGCGTGCTCGAATCCAGCAAGGGCCAAGCGCGCCTGCTGCGCTGGGCCGAGCTGCCGCCCGGCTGGGCACCCGAGACCGACACCCGGCTGCCGGTGTGGGAGGCGCTGCACCAGCTCATCCGCGCGCTCAACCATGCCGGCGAATCCGCAGCCGGGGCGCTGCTGGCCCGCATGCCCTCGCGCGCCGAACCCATGCGCGCGCTGGCCTACCGGCTCTACACGCTGTGCGAGCGCAAAGGCTGGGCCGACGACGCCCGCGCCTACAATGAACTCGTCACCGCCTGGAGCGGCATCGAGCAAGCGGCAGGCGAAGCCGGACTGGTCGGCGCGCAGGCGCAATTCGATATTTGA